One segment of Octopus sinensis linkage group LG27, ASM634580v1, whole genome shotgun sequence DNA contains the following:
- the LOC118768193 gene encoding zinc finger protein 726-like isoform X2 yields the protein MEKEFCERTDFSDDVNNEKGKISYDCDICGKFFSRKASLLIHKRIHTGEKPYHCDICGKSFSQTGSIIIHKHNVHTGEKPYCCEICGKSFSQGNDLTKHRCVHTGEKPCHCDTCGRSFFRNHVLARHRRIHTGEKPYHCDICGKSFAQTSSVTIHKRNVHTGERPYRCEICGTSFSRNNGLTRHRLIHTGEKPYHCDICGKTFTQNNGLTRHRRIHTGEKPYHCDICGKSFSETSPLSIHKCVVHTGEELYNCEFCGKSFSQNNDLVNHKRIHTGVKPYHCYICGKSFCEDINLTNHIRIHTGEKPYQCYICGKSFSHGPNLAVHKHVHSSVKPYHCEICGKSFSRNDYLTCHKRVHTGEKPYHCEICGKSFSQNEQLPKHMRVHTGEKPYHCEICGKSFSRIYNLTRHKRTHTGEMA from the coding sequence ATGGAAAAGGAATTTTGTGAAAGAACTGATTTTTCTGATGATGTAAACAATGAAAAGGGCAAAATATCATatgattgtgatatttgtggtaaattctTCTCTAGGAAAGCTAGCTTACTcattcacaaacgcattcatacaggagagaagccatatcattgtgatatctgtggtaagtcctTCTCCCAGACTGGTTCTATAATTATTCACAAGCATAatgttcacacaggagaaaaaccatattgctgcgaaatctgtggtaaatcattctcacaaggTAATGACCTGACTAAGCACAGATgcgttcatacaggtgagaagccatgtcactgtgatacctgtggtagaTCGTTCTTTCGAAATCATGTCTTGGCTAGGCacagacgcattcatacaggagagaagccatatcattgtgatatctgtggtaagtcctTCGCTCAGACTAGTTCCGTGACTATCCACAAGCGTAACGTTCACACAGGAGAAAGACCATAtcgctgtgaaatctgtggtacatcattctctcgaaataatGGCTTGACTAGGCACAgacttattcatacaggagagaagccatatcactgtgatatttgtggtaaaacattcactCAAAATAATGGTTTGACTAGGCacagacgcattcatacaggagagaagccatatcactgtgatatctgtggaaaatcattctctgaaactaGTCCCTTAAGTATTCACAAGTGTGTTGTTCACACAGGAGAAGAACTATATAACTGTGaattctgtggtaaatcattctctcaaaataatgACTTGGTtaatcacaaacgcattcatacaggagtgaaaccatatcactgttatatttgtggtaaatcattctgtgaaGATATAAACTTAACTAAtcacatacgtattcacacaggagagaagccatatcagtgctatatctgtggtaaatcattctctcacggACCCAATTTAGCTGTTCACAAACATGTTCATTCAAGTgtgaagccatatcactgtgaaatctgtggtaaatccttctctcgaAACGATTACTTAACTTGCcataagcgtgttcatacaggagaaaagccatatcactgtgaaatctgtggtaaatcattctctcaaaatgaaCAGTTACCTAAGCATatgcgtgttcatacaggagaaaagccatatcactgtgaaatctgtggtaaatctttctctcgaatTTATAACTTAACTCGtcacaaacgtactcacacagGTGAAATGGCATA
- the LOC118768193 gene encoding zinc finger protein 271-like isoform X3, producing MEKEFCERTDFSDDVNNEKGKISYDCDICGKFFSRKASLLIHKRIHTGEKPYHCDICGKSFSQTGSIIIHKHNVHTGEKPYCCEICGKSFSQGNDLTKHRCVHTGEKPCHCDTCGRSFFRNHVLARHRRIHTGEKPYHCDICGKSFAQTSSVTIHKRNVHTGERPYRCEICGTSFSRNNGLTRHRLIHTGEKPYHCDICGKTFTQNNGLTRHRRIHTGEKPYHCDICGKSFSETSPLSIHKCVVHTGEELYNCEFCGKSFSQNNDLVNHKRIHTGVKPYHCYICGKSFCEDINLTNHIRIHTGEKPYHCEICGKSFSRNDYLTCHKRVHTGEKPYHCEICGKSFSQNEQLPKHMRVHTGEKPYHCEICGKSFSRIYNLTRHKRTHTGEMAY from the exons ATGGAAAAGGAATTTTGTGAAAGAACTGATTTTTCTGATGATGTAAACAATGAAAAGGGCAAAATATCATatgattgtgatatttgtggtaaattctTCTCTAGGAAAGCTAGCTTACTcattcacaaacgcattcatacaggagagaagccatatcattgtgatatctgtggtaagtcctTCTCCCAGACTGGTTCTATAATTATTCACAAGCATAatgttcacacaggagaaaaaccatattgctgcgaaatctgtggtaaatcattctcacaaggTAATGACCTGACTAAGCACAGATgcgttcatacaggtgagaagccatgtcactgtgatacctgtggtagaTCGTTCTTTCGAAATCATGTCTTGGCTAGGCacagacgcattcatacaggagagaagccatatcattgtgatatctgtggtaagtcctTCGCTCAGACTAGTTCCGTGACTATCCACAAGCGTAACGTTCACACAGGAGAAAGACCATAtcgctgtgaaatctgtggtacatcattctctcgaaataatGGCTTGACTAGGCACAgacttattcatacaggagagaagccatatcactgtgatatttgtggtaaaacattcactCAAAATAATGGTTTGACTAGGCacagacgcattcatacaggagagaagccatatcactgtgatatctgtggaaaatcattctctgaaactaGTCCCTTAAGTATTCACAAGTGTGTTGTTCACACAGGAGAAGAACTATATAACTGTGaattctgtggtaaatcattctctcaaaataatgACTTGGTtaatcacaaacgcattcatacaggagtgaaaccatatcactgttatatttgtggtaaatcattctgtgaaGATATAAACTTAACTAAtcacatacgtattcacacaggaga gaagccatatcactgtgaaatctgtggtaaatccttctctcgaAACGATTACTTAACTTGCcataagcgtgttcatacaggagaaaagccatatcactgtgaaatctgtggtaaatcattctctcaaaatgaaCAGTTACCTAAGCATatgcgtgttcatacaggagaaaagccatatcactgtgaaatctgtggtaaatctttctctcgaatTTATAACTTAACTCGtcacaaacgtactcacacagGTGAAATGGCATATTGA